A genomic stretch from Gardnerella leopoldii includes:
- a CDS encoding BspA family leucine-rich repeat surface protein: MKKKSIRLSYSYIITAVICALALLFSFAANSFALTSRATAQSTQQSQNNKQTNTPPLKQTDRSTTQTNNTELQSLKPLDENIYGKVDVSKWTVTVNSTSATIESYNGDKKHVVVPTLADLKDDTTNGSKYKGVTSLSIAENTLSGLIDKNQTDTTNNTKTIAISHNGNPVNMPDTNLSYLFASTKLTHIDLANLHTGRITGLHRTFFDNGELQTIKGIENWDVSTVTSLEELFSQCYVLVDLPNLSSWNTSKVTNMDYVFNGLKIVPDKDFGFLSKWKTDNVTTMDSMLAQCYELRSVEPLKNWNTAKVTIMKDMFYAADIRDLSPLANWNVKNVTNMQQMFISNYNLEDFSGLGKWQLNHDVNMNRMFSKLTGTLIAKDWKSVTSYKNSPLFIKIINNMAQGEEQGPYNRSGIGAIFITDGPFVKEIKNISGFHHCVRLYHSRKDYDDKKAPFATIKMPVVYYSTSIDASNKDAQRNVVLAEAQKKVNNWIKEKEKKDNKKYVITDTIFDKFKNSYNDAHLTANASFVIEEVKYKKTITQTITVHDQPGEPEYTIIRKREIHRTLKTDSKGNKVLSPWSKAVFEKFTLPQIKGYSVMPVEKASTTVNIKDDVYYVQYNKQTTTDTGTQTDTPETTDTGTGTGTDTVTDTPETTDTGTQTDPEPQKPANPDHSNVPDKPNIIYVQTMPNNAGTQNQKDQQNNDTSPACNCDCSAKNIGNNENKRNNQSANSTSNASHTEQNNASKNLLAATGSATQYAALLSLFIATSVGSFSLGKLRFKKRKHAIK, from the coding sequence ATGAAGAAGAAGAGTATACGCTTATCGTATTCATACATAATTACAGCAGTTATATGCGCTCTCGCGCTTTTGTTTAGTTTTGCAGCAAACAGCTTTGCTTTAACTTCTCGCGCAACTGCGCAGTCAACGCAACAGTCACAAAATAATAAACAAACGAATACCCCCCCCCTGAAACAAACTGATAGAAGCACAACTCAAACAAATAACACTGAACTACAATCTCTTAAACCATTAGACGAAAATATTTACGGCAAAGTTGACGTAAGTAAATGGACTGTTACAGTAAATAGCACAAGCGCGACCATTGAATCTTACAATGGCGATAAAAAGCATGTAGTTGTTCCAACGCTTGCAGATCTTAAAGATGATACAACTAATGGAAGCAAGTACAAAGGTGTTACTAGCTTAAGCATTGCAGAGAACACTTTATCTGGATTAATTGATAAAAATCAAACTGACACTACAAATAACACTAAAACTATTGCTATTTCTCATAATGGCAATCCTGTTAATATGCCTGACACTAACTTAAGTTATTTGTTTGCAAGCACAAAGCTTACACATATTGATCTTGCTAATTTACATACAGGTAGAATTACTGGTTTACATAGAACATTCTTTGACAATGGGGAACTTCAAACTATAAAAGGCATAGAGAATTGGGATGTAAGTACTGTTACTAGTTTAGAAGAACTATTTTCTCAATGCTATGTTTTGGTAGATCTTCCTAACTTATCTAGCTGGAATACTTCTAAAGTAACGAACATGGATTATGTATTCAACGGATTAAAAATAGTGCCAGATAAAGATTTTGGATTCTTGAGCAAATGGAAAACCGACAATGTCACAACAATGGACAGCATGCTTGCACAATGCTATGAGTTGAGATCAGTAGAACCATTGAAGAATTGGAACACTGCTAAAGTAACGATTATGAAAGATATGTTCTATGCTGCAGACATAAGAGATTTATCTCCACTTGCTAACTGGAATGTTAAAAACGTTACTAATATGCAACAGATGTTTATTTCTAACTATAATCTCGAAGACTTCTCTGGTTTAGGTAAGTGGCAGCTTAATCACGATGTCAATATGAACAGAATGTTTTCAAAACTTACCGGTACATTAATAGCTAAAGATTGGAAGTCTGTTACAAGTTATAAGAATAGTCCACTGTTTATTAAAATTATCAATAATATGGCACAAGGAGAAGAACAAGGGCCTTATAACAGATCAGGAATCGGCGCAATTTTCATAACTGATGGACCCTTTGTTAAGGAAATAAAAAATATAAGTGGATTCCACCATTGTGTGCGCCTCTATCATTCTCGCAAAGATTATGACGATAAAAAAGCTCCTTTTGCAACTATCAAAATGCCAGTAGTCTACTACAGCACAAGCATTGATGCTTCAAATAAAGATGCACAACGAAACGTTGTTCTTGCGGAAGCTCAGAAAAAAGTCAATAACTGGATAAAAGAAAAAGAAAAGAAAGATAATAAAAAATACGTAATTACAGATACCATTTTCGACAAGTTCAAAAACAGCTACAATGACGCTCATTTAACAGCTAACGCATCATTTGTTATTGAAGAAGTAAAATACAAAAAAACTATTACGCAAACTATAACAGTTCACGATCAGCCGGGCGAGCCAGAATATACTATTATTCGCAAAAGAGAGATTCATCGTACTCTTAAAACTGATAGCAAAGGCAATAAAGTGTTAAGCCCTTGGTCTAAAGCTGTTTTTGAGAAGTTTACACTTCCTCAAATTAAGGGATATAGTGTTATGCCAGTAGAAAAAGCTTCTACTACTGTCAATATTAAAGATGATGTTTATTATGTTCAATACAATAAGCAAACAACCACCGATACCGGCACGCAAACTGATACACCGGAAACAACCGACACTGGCACTGGCACTGGCACAGATACAGTGACAGATACGCCAGAAACCACTGATACTGGAACACAAACAGATCCAGAACCACAAAAGCCTGCAAATCCAGATCACTCAAATGTTCCAGACAAGCCGAATATTATTTACGTTCAAACTATGCCAAATAATGCCGGCACACAAAATCAAAAAGATCAACAAAATAACGATACTTCGCCTGCTTGCAATTGTGATTGTTCCGCTAAAAATATCGGTAATAACGAAAATAAAAGAAACAACCAGTCTGCAAATAGCACTTCTAACGCATCGCACACTGAACAAAATAATGCGTCAAAAAATCTATTAGCAGCAACAGGTTCTGCAACGCAATATGCAGCATTACTGTCGTTGTTCATTGCAACCTCCGTTGGATCGTTCTCCTTGGGCAAACTGCGTTTCAAAAAGCGCAAGCATGCAATTAAGTAA
- a CDS encoding rhomboid family intramembrane serine protease, producing the protein MHNFDIKNILNNIRLRFNTTTAILVYSCIFIWILEMVLNFAYPNYYSTLISYTAFLPITALQTPWTWFTSMFVHAPNLTHIFFNMLCLWSLGVELERFFGKWKFFGLYLISGFGGSVADIVWCKLTNNWFVASYGASGAIMGLIGALLVAQWRLGENMRGTIIWIAITLAMPIIVPNIAWQSHVGGLISGTAIAALLGVQNPLLKKASFNTRFLVYFVSLFAILTACAMFCLKA; encoded by the coding sequence ATGCACAACTTTGATATTAAAAATATTTTAAATAATATAAGACTTCGTTTTAACACAACCACAGCCATTTTAGTATATTCATGCATTTTTATTTGGATATTGGAAATGGTACTAAACTTTGCATATCCAAATTATTATTCGACTCTAATAAGCTATACTGCGTTTCTTCCAATTACTGCGTTACAAACACCTTGGACTTGGTTCACATCAATGTTTGTTCACGCACCAAATTTAACCCATATTTTCTTCAATATGCTATGTCTTTGGTCGCTCGGAGTTGAATTAGAACGATTCTTCGGTAAATGGAAGTTTTTTGGATTGTATTTAATATCCGGCTTTGGCGGAAGCGTAGCTGATATCGTATGGTGCAAACTCACTAATAATTGGTTCGTTGCTTCATACGGTGCTTCGGGAGCTATTATGGGGCTTATAGGTGCACTTCTCGTAGCACAATGGCGACTAGGAGAAAACATGCGAGGAACAATTATTTGGATTGCTATTACTCTCGCTATGCCAATTATTGTACCTAATATCGCTTGGCAATCACACGTTGGAGGCTTAATTTCAGGTACTGCAATTGCAGCATTGCTCGGAGTACAAAATCCGCTACTTAAAAAAGCTTCGTTTAATACGCGTTTCTTAGTATATTTTGTATCACTATTTGCTATTCTCACTGCTTGTGCAATGTTTTGTTTGAAGGCATGA
- a CDS encoding THUMP-like domain-containing protein gives MSTLQVPKTIEPANASTLTFIKENAQLSPSKAALKAPRNANIDIPFAINQIAGRQIAQQKLPKWASCNEVIYPAHISMEQCSSQSTAQYKANVAKELLNKLNSENFSSTLVDLTGGFGVDCTIMSEVFDSVICIEQQNELSSIAHHNMNALGITNVKCYNNNSLDALKNIPKSTVIYVDPARRNKQGSRTYAIEDCIPNVLDLKNQLLTKAEIVIIKLSPMLDWHKTVSDFSGNVEAVHIVAHNNECKELLIILSNSQHTKVPVYCANDDQITVIQATYNTSTNQVSIQPESNVLNNREENNKKDEILDINNWPEWSQYVYEPNAAIMKAGCFSVLETQYNIQQISANSHVYVSEEYYSEFPGKTWKIENICSMNKREIKQTFADITHANIVTRNFPISVEALRKKLNLQDGGNTRIIATTDNNKNHILIRAVAATKK, from the coding sequence ATGTCTACACTTCAAGTTCCAAAAACAATAGAACCAGCAAACGCTTCTACACTCACTTTTATTAAAGAAAACGCACAATTGTCGCCAAGCAAAGCTGCTCTTAAAGCTCCACGCAACGCGAATATCGACATACCGTTTGCAATTAACCAAATAGCAGGTAGACAGATTGCGCAACAAAAACTGCCAAAATGGGCTTCCTGCAACGAAGTTATATACCCTGCGCATATTTCTATGGAACAGTGTTCTTCTCAATCAACAGCACAATACAAGGCAAATGTTGCAAAAGAATTACTCAACAAATTAAATTCAGAAAATTTTAGTAGCACACTTGTGGATCTTACTGGCGGCTTTGGCGTTGATTGCACAATAATGTCTGAAGTTTTCGATTCTGTTATTTGTATTGAACAGCAAAACGAACTTTCTAGCATTGCACATCACAATATGAATGCACTTGGTATTACAAACGTAAAGTGCTACAACAACAATAGCCTTGATGCACTCAAAAATATTCCTAAGTCAACGGTAATATACGTCGATCCAGCTCGCCGTAACAAACAAGGATCTCGCACATACGCTATTGAAGATTGCATTCCAAACGTATTAGATCTTAAAAATCAGTTGCTCACTAAAGCAGAAATAGTGATTATTAAACTTTCTCCAATGCTTGATTGGCACAAAACAGTTAGTGATTTCAGTGGCAACGTAGAAGCCGTACATATAGTCGCACATAATAACGAGTGCAAGGAACTATTGATAATACTCAGTAACTCTCAGCACACAAAAGTACCAGTATATTGTGCAAACGATGATCAGATAACTGTTATACAAGCAACTTACAATACTTCAACAAATCAGGTGTCAATACAGCCTGAATCAAATGTTTTAAATAATAGAGAAGAAAATAATAAAAAAGATGAAATTTTAGATATAAATAACTGGCCAGAATGGTCGCAATACGTTTATGAGCCAAATGCAGCAATCATGAAAGCTGGTTGTTTTTCAGTGTTAGAAACTCAATACAATATACAACAAATCAGTGCGAATAGTCATGTTTACGTATCGGAAGAATACTACTCAGAATTTCCAGGAAAGACATGGAAAATTGAAAATATATGCAGCATGAATAAACGAGAAATAAAACAAACTTTTGCTGATATTACTCATGCAAATATTGTTACTCGTAACTTTCCAATATCTGTAGAAGCATTGCGCAAAAAATTAAACCTACAAGATGGCGGAAATACAAGAATTATTGCAACAACTGATAACAATAAAAATCACATACTTATTCGAGCAGTAGCAGCAACAAAAAAGTAG
- the crgA gene encoding cell division protein CrgA, with the protein MADEELHTTAADDAAKKSDTSNENTYGVPMDEVEAVLNATADKATLSPQIQQMMQRQAENRRRVEESIKGTKANAAWFVPLFCTLMVVGLIWAVVYYLNPVLPIPGIGAWNLVIALVIVMTGFIMTMWWR; encoded by the coding sequence ATGGCTGATGAAGAATTGCACACGACTGCAGCTGACGACGCTGCAAAGAAGAGCGATACGTCAAATGAGAATACTTATGGCGTTCCTATGGACGAAGTTGAAGCAGTGTTGAATGCTACTGCGGATAAAGCAACGCTTTCTCCACAGATTCAGCAAATGATGCAGAGACAAGCTGAAAATAGGCGACGTGTCGAAGAAAGCATTAAAGGCACAAAAGCTAATGCTGCATGGTTTGTGCCGCTGTTCTGCACATTAATGGTCGTTGGATTAATTTGGGCTGTTGTTTATTATTTGAACCCTGTGCTTCCAATTCCTGGAATTGGTGCATGGAATTTAGTTATTGCATTAGTAATAGTAATGACTGGATTCATTATGACAATGTGGTGGCGTTAG
- a CDS encoding DUF881 domain-containing protein yields the protein MAKRTGKHRAQHSLLSSFAVAVAVFLTGYLFVLNLRVNRSAFVTSNTSQMVERNSQRTKNLREDIKSLDSKINLLNKTLGSSTSEGKESSDTGSSTVLPKLEGPGIVVTLNDSPLWKGAVNGSGTSGNINDYVIHQQDIEAVVNALWRGGAEAITIQDQRVLFNSAVVCIGNVLMLQGHQYSPPYKISAIGPMDSMVDALNNSPAIHTYKEYVSSFGLGWKVEKKNNLRFPEASALLQPLRYATVPKVLNK from the coding sequence ATGGCTAAGAGAACTGGGAAACATCGTGCTCAACACTCGCTGTTAAGCAGTTTTGCTGTTGCCGTTGCAGTATTTCTTACCGGCTATTTATTCGTTCTTAATTTGCGCGTAAACCGCTCTGCTTTTGTGACTTCTAATACGAGTCAAATGGTTGAAAGAAATTCGCAGCGCACAAAAAATTTACGAGAAGATATAAAATCTTTAGATTCTAAAATTAATTTACTTAATAAAACGCTCGGCAGCAGCACTAGTGAAGGAAAAGAATCTTCTGATACTGGAAGTAGTACCGTACTTCCAAAACTTGAAGGACCTGGAATTGTTGTAACTCTTAACGACTCTCCTCTATGGAAAGGCGCAGTTAATGGTTCCGGAACATCCGGAAATATTAATGATTACGTAATCCACCAGCAAGATATTGAAGCTGTAGTAAATGCTTTGTGGCGCGGCGGAGCAGAAGCAATAACTATTCAGGATCAGCGAGTATTATTTAACTCCGCAGTTGTTTGTATTGGTAACGTTCTTATGTTGCAAGGTCATCAGTACTCGCCACCGTATAAAATATCTGCTATTGGTCCAATGGATAGCATGGTTGATGCTCTAAACAATTCACCGGCCATACACACCTACAAGGAGTATGTAAGTTCGTTTGGATTAGGATGGAAAGTGGAGAAAAAGAATAATCTGCGATTCCCCGAAGCATCGGCCTTGTTGCAACCATTAAGGTACGCAACAGTTCCTAAAGTGCTAAACAAATAA
- a CDS encoding class E sortase yields MQSANMQEGKTKRSSSNFWWQAAGIIGELLIAFAVICALYIAWQMWWTGEQAEHTQVEARQAISWQNPKTGDKTKIALPQNTDPPALSKPKSEDLVARLYIPRFGNQWERNVVEGITPDILSKRGLGHYPTTQMPGAIGNFAVAGHRNGYGQPLGDVDLLKPGDAIVVRTKDYWFVYKYTSYKIVTPDHGEVIDANPDHPGEKPTKRMLTLTTCEPKYTAATHRWISYAKFAYWAKISDGIPKELSTIDEQGKVKFINNEQQSLVSHLSSLVPVMVVVLLVYVMIFAAGAIAWQWPELRAIHSGLKKKPDASIFGGLLRIQPGITAIRWILSILIYFFIVLALFQWIFPWAASTIPFLQQMSNYSTTV; encoded by the coding sequence ATGCAATCTGCTAATATGCAGGAAGGAAAAACGAAGCGTAGCAGCTCGAATTTCTGGTGGCAAGCCGCTGGAATTATTGGCGAACTGTTGATAGCTTTTGCAGTTATTTGCGCATTGTACATTGCATGGCAAATGTGGTGGACTGGAGAGCAGGCTGAGCACACTCAAGTAGAGGCGCGTCAAGCAATATCTTGGCAAAACCCAAAAACTGGCGATAAAACGAAGATTGCTTTACCACAGAATACTGACCCACCTGCTTTAAGCAAACCAAAGTCTGAAGACCTTGTAGCTCGTTTATACATACCACGTTTTGGAAATCAGTGGGAACGAAATGTTGTAGAAGGCATTACGCCAGACATCTTAAGCAAGCGTGGTTTAGGTCATTATCCAACCACACAAATGCCTGGCGCAATAGGTAATTTCGCAGTAGCAGGTCACCGAAATGGTTATGGTCAGCCATTGGGAGATGTAGACTTACTGAAGCCTGGCGACGCAATAGTAGTTCGTACAAAGGATTATTGGTTCGTCTATAAGTACACTTCTTACAAGATTGTTACACCAGATCACGGTGAAGTTATTGATGCAAATCCTGATCATCCTGGTGAGAAACCAACAAAACGTATGCTTACTCTTACAACTTGCGAACCTAAGTATACTGCTGCAACTCATCGCTGGATTAGCTACGCAAAATTCGCTTATTGGGCAAAGATTAGCGATGGCATTCCAAAAGAACTTTCTACTATTGATGAGCAAGGAAAAGTGAAGTTTATTAACAATGAGCAACAATCTCTAGTTTCTCATCTTTCTTCACTAGTGCCAGTTATGGTGGTTGTTTTATTAGTGTATGTGATGATTTTCGCAGCAGGAGCAATCGCTTGGCAATGGCCAGAACTTCGCGCTATTCATTCTGGATTAAAGAAAAAGCCTGATGCAAGCATTTTTGGCGGTCTTTTGCGCATACAACCAGGTATTACAGCGATTCGTTGGATTCTTTCGATTCTGATTTATTTCTTCATTGTATTAGCATTATTCCAGTGGATTTTCCCTTGGGCCGCATCTACAATTCCATTCCTTCAGCAGATGTCTAATTACTCAACAACTGTATGA
- the pknB gene encoding Stk1 family PASTA domain-containing Ser/Thr kinase, giving the protein MNTTMPTSLANGRYELGELIGRGGMAEVRVAVDKRLGRTVAVKIMRSDLANDEIFLSRFRREAHAIAQMNNPNIVNIYDSGEESVIAENGLEERLPYLVMEYIKGKTLRDILKMNGALSQRDAEQVMLGVLNALEYSHRMGIIHRDIKPGNIMISEQGLVKVMDFGIARALDDSATTMTQSQGVVGTAQYLSPEQARGEQVDMRSDLYSAGCVLYEMLTGRPPFIGDSAVAIAYQHVSEVATPLSTLVPGMPAMWDKICAKAMAKDRQNRYATASEFKNDILAFMNGGVPVAAAFNPLTDLANMKARKQAEQNAATMAMGMTDGAATQSFNPITGQVESANIAFSPSTRASQRATMQAQRRKRVVIGSIVGVLVTVLVLLGVLFMLNRSRATGDVVVPTFMETTTQDAAREKLRALGLVPDIREDDHSSQPEGTFTKQSPRGGEHVASGSKVTVWFSVGPQSTRVPDVSGKTQEAARKMLERAGFKIANVRVEDSADIKKDHVTRTDPDADSFADKGTLITLYIASGLTKIPDGLVGQSKDIVVSQLENFGFTTDVVKEDSDNVPEGSVTRLNPSSGSSVKPHSSITVYVSQGASKVEVPSIDLGTVTFKQAKKILEAKGLRVVSDSMAKDDDIVMSMSEEAGSKVEKGKAITLVTRPSLGSSSDSD; this is encoded by the coding sequence ATGAATACCACAATGCCCACCTCATTAGCGAATGGTCGATACGAATTAGGGGAGCTTATTGGCCGTGGCGGCATGGCAGAAGTGCGTGTTGCTGTTGATAAGCGCTTAGGTCGTACAGTTGCTGTGAAAATTATGCGTTCCGATTTAGCGAACGATGAGATTTTCCTTTCGCGATTCCGCAGGGAAGCGCATGCCATTGCGCAGATGAACAATCCTAATATTGTGAATATTTATGATTCTGGAGAAGAATCTGTTATAGCAGAAAATGGCTTAGAAGAGCGTTTACCGTATCTTGTAATGGAATACATTAAAGGTAAAACATTACGCGATATTCTAAAAATGAATGGAGCTTTAAGTCAGAGAGACGCTGAACAAGTTATGCTTGGAGTGCTCAATGCTTTAGAGTATTCGCACAGAATGGGTATTATTCACCGCGATATTAAGCCTGGAAATATTATGATTTCTGAACAAGGCTTAGTAAAAGTCATGGATTTTGGAATAGCTAGAGCTCTTGATGATTCTGCAACAACTATGACACAGTCTCAAGGTGTTGTTGGAACAGCACAATATTTGTCTCCAGAGCAGGCTCGTGGTGAACAAGTAGATATGCGCTCTGATTTGTATTCTGCAGGGTGTGTGCTGTATGAAATGCTAACTGGACGTCCTCCTTTTATTGGAGATTCAGCTGTTGCCATCGCATATCAGCATGTTTCGGAAGTGGCGACACCTCTTAGCACACTTGTTCCAGGCATGCCTGCTATGTGGGACAAGATTTGTGCTAAAGCAATGGCAAAAGATAGACAAAATAGATATGCCACAGCATCAGAGTTTAAGAATGACATTCTAGCGTTTATGAACGGTGGAGTGCCTGTTGCAGCAGCGTTTAATCCATTGACTGATTTAGCTAATATGAAGGCGCGTAAGCAGGCTGAACAGAATGCTGCAACTATGGCTATGGGCATGACAGATGGTGCTGCAACTCAATCGTTTAATCCTATTACTGGTCAAGTTGAATCTGCAAATATTGCATTTTCTCCTAGCACGCGCGCGTCACAAAGAGCAACAATGCAAGCGCAACGTCGTAAACGAGTAGTAATCGGATCTATAGTTGGAGTATTAGTAACAGTATTAGTTCTTCTGGGTGTGCTGTTTATGCTCAACCGAAGTCGTGCTACTGGAGATGTTGTAGTTCCAACATTTATGGAGACAACAACGCAGGATGCTGCTCGTGAAAAGTTGCGTGCACTTGGTTTGGTTCCAGATATTCGTGAAGATGATCATTCTTCTCAACCTGAGGGAACTTTTACTAAGCAATCACCGCGTGGAGGTGAGCATGTTGCTTCTGGATCCAAGGTGACTGTATGGTTCTCGGTTGGACCACAATCAACTCGCGTGCCAGATGTAAGTGGTAAAACGCAAGAAGCTGCTCGTAAAATGCTTGAGCGTGCTGGGTTTAAGATTGCTAATGTTCGAGTAGAAGATAGTGCAGATATTAAGAAAGATCATGTAACTCGCACAGATCCTGACGCAGATTCGTTTGCTGATAAGGGTACATTAATTACTTTATATATTGCATCCGGCTTAACTAAAATTCCTGACGGTCTTGTTGGTCAAAGCAAAGACATTGTGGTTAGCCAATTAGAGAATTTTGGTTTTACTACGGATGTAGTTAAGGAAGATTCAGATAATGTGCCTGAAGGTTCTGTAACTCGACTAAATCCGTCGTCTGGTTCCTCTGTTAAACCACACAGCTCTATTACTGTGTACGTTTCTCAAGGTGCTTCGAAAGTTGAAGTTCCTAGTATAGATCTTGGTACTGTTACCTTCAAACAGGCGAAGAAAATACTTGAAGCAAAAGGTTTGAGAGTAGTATCTGATTCAATGGCAAAAGATGACGATATAGTCATGAGCATGTCTGAGGAAGCAGGAAGCAAGGTTGAGAAGGGCAAAGCGATTACATTAGTTACACGTCCAAGCCTTGGTTCTTCGTCTGATTCAGACTGA
- a CDS encoding serine/threonine-protein kinase: MKLVEGQLVHHRYRLDRRLAQGGMGEVWKGFDIQLGRIVAIKALRTDTVNVEAKLRRLRAEAHNSANLAHPNIAALFDYYEHDGIGFLIMEYVPSKSLADLYHKEKIIDPTKLLPILIQTARGLFVAHSHGVIHRDVKPANIMVSDTGNVKITDFGVSYSSDQEQITQDGMVVGTAQYISPEQAQGEQATAQSDIYSLGVVAYEGLCGHRPFTGATPVDIAAAHVNDPVPPLPENVDLQLQQFIMSMLAKNPKDRPKDALVVSKVLSRIERRLLDQETAFNNTTGVLSTNLRQRRCIKSMPQSQVNIINIFNTNDRKEQQ, from the coding sequence ATGAAACTCGTTGAAGGACAGTTAGTTCATCATCGTTATAGACTTGATCGCCGCCTTGCTCAAGGCGGTATGGGAGAAGTTTGGAAAGGCTTTGATATTCAACTTGGGCGAATTGTTGCCATTAAGGCGTTACGCACAGATACCGTAAACGTTGAAGCAAAATTACGTCGTCTTCGTGCTGAAGCGCATAATTCTGCCAATTTAGCGCATCCTAATATTGCAGCATTATTTGATTATTATGAGCATGATGGTATTGGATTCTTAATTATGGAATATGTGCCAAGTAAATCATTGGCAGATTTGTATCATAAAGAAAAAATAATTGATCCTACTAAGTTACTTCCTATTCTTATTCAAACAGCTCGAGGGCTTTTTGTAGCTCATTCTCATGGTGTAATTCATCGCGATGTAAAACCTGCAAATATTATGGTTTCTGATACTGGCAATGTGAAAATCACAGATTTTGGCGTGTCATATTCCAGCGACCAAGAACAAATCACTCAAGATGGCATGGTAGTTGGAACAGCTCAATATATTTCTCCAGAACAAGCGCAAGGTGAGCAAGCTACTGCACAATCTGATATTTATTCGTTAGGTGTTGTGGCATATGAAGGCTTGTGTGGACATCGTCCATTTACTGGAGCAACGCCGGTAGATATTGCTGCTGCACATGTTAATGATCCTGTGCCACCTTTGCCAGAAAATGTTGATTTGCAATTGCAACAGTTTATTATGTCTATGCTTGCAAAGAATCCAAAAGATCGTCCAAAAGATGCATTAGTCGTGTCGAAAGTATTATCTCGTATTGAGCGCAGACTGTTAGATCAAGAAACAGCCTTCAACAATACAACAGGAGTACTTTCTACAAATTTGCGACAACGAAGATGTATTAAAAGTATGCCGCAAAGCCAAGTAAATATTATTAATATTTTTAATACCAATGATCGCAAGGAGCAGCAATGA